One window of Nymphaea colorata isolate Beijing-Zhang1983 chromosome 1, ASM883128v2, whole genome shotgun sequence genomic DNA carries:
- the LOC116252833 gene encoding NEP1-interacting protein 2-like isoform X1, protein MESVTVRVAWKILKGFTLAALTSAFALVGAIVGLGVGAVRGQTAEIGCAQGAKVGAFNGVIVSIEILDSTISGGPFSLMAIFSSLLSGKFFQERMRRVIVAAYRRQTLLQASAVDMSYEDLTSLFDVSATKGMSSDSITRLPEFVVGRKRNAGAGENQAPCSICLQELSEGDSARSLPKCRHHFHVGCIDRWLILEGSCPICRQDVR, encoded by the exons ATGGAGAGTGTGACCGTGCGAGTTGCATGGAAGATACTCAAGGGCTTCACTTTGGCGGCACTGACCTCTGCGTTTGCTTTAG TTGGTGCGATCGTGGGGCTGGGGGTTGGTGCGGTGCGCGGCCAAACTGCAGAGATTGGGTGCGCTCAAGGTGCAAAAGTTGGAGCCTTCAATGGCGTGATTGTGTCCATCGAGATTCTCGACTCCACCATCTCCGGCGGACCATTTTCCTTG ATGGCCATCTTTAGTAGCTTGCTCAGTGGCAAATTCTTCCAAGAACGAATGAGACGGGTGATCGTAGCAGCATATAGACGGCAG ACATTGTTGCAGGCCAGCGCGGTGGACATGAGTTATGAGGATCTCACCAGTCTCTTTGATGTAAGCGCAACAAAGGGGATGTCTTCTGATTCCATCACCAGGCTGCCGGAATTTGTTGTTGGCAGGAAGAGAAACGCCGGCGCCGGAGAGAACCAGGCCCCTTGCAGTATCTGTCTCCAG GAACTGAGTGAAGGGGACAGCGCTCGGAGTTTGCCTAAATGCAGGCACCATTTCCATGTGGGCTGCATAGATCGGTGGCTCATATTAGAAGGCTCCTGCCCAATTTGCAGACAAGATGTcagatga
- the LOC116252833 gene encoding NEP1-interacting protein 2-like isoform X2: MESVTVRVAWKILKGFTLAALTSAFALVGAIVGLGVGAVRGQTAEIGCAQGAKVGAFNGVIVSIEILDSTISGGPFSLMAIFSSLLSGKFFQERMRRVIVAAYRRQASAVDMSYEDLTSLFDVSATKGMSSDSITRLPEFVVGRKRNAGAGENQAPCSICLQELSEGDSARSLPKCRHHFHVGCIDRWLILEGSCPICRQDVR; this comes from the exons ATGGAGAGTGTGACCGTGCGAGTTGCATGGAAGATACTCAAGGGCTTCACTTTGGCGGCACTGACCTCTGCGTTTGCTTTAG TTGGTGCGATCGTGGGGCTGGGGGTTGGTGCGGTGCGCGGCCAAACTGCAGAGATTGGGTGCGCTCAAGGTGCAAAAGTTGGAGCCTTCAATGGCGTGATTGTGTCCATCGAGATTCTCGACTCCACCATCTCCGGCGGACCATTTTCCTTG ATGGCCATCTTTAGTAGCTTGCTCAGTGGCAAATTCTTCCAAGAACGAATGAGACGGGTGATCGTAGCAGCATATAGACGGCAG GCCAGCGCGGTGGACATGAGTTATGAGGATCTCACCAGTCTCTTTGATGTAAGCGCAACAAAGGGGATGTCTTCTGATTCCATCACCAGGCTGCCGGAATTTGTTGTTGGCAGGAAGAGAAACGCCGGCGCCGGAGAGAACCAGGCCCCTTGCAGTATCTGTCTCCAG GAACTGAGTGAAGGGGACAGCGCTCGGAGTTTGCCTAAATGCAGGCACCATTTCCATGTGGGCTGCATAGATCGGTGGCTCATATTAGAAGGCTCCTGCCCAATTTGCAGACAAGATGTcagatga